One Pieris napi chromosome 13, ilPieNapi1.2, whole genome shotgun sequence genomic window carries:
- the LOC125055203 gene encoding uncharacterized protein LOC125055203 isoform X1 has product MWRQLCLLALVITVLCASDHNREDRQPRSADPFWISGRYGRSLRGPAEAVTNNRVVRHAEEDEDQQKSNRFFLTNRYGKRAGPLSDRLANRMNDRFGDRWKKQIVCDCVPREHYKRSVFRVSA; this is encoded by the exons ATGTGGCGCCAACTTTGCCTTTTGGCGCTGGTTATAACCGTTCTGTGTGCTTCGGACCATAATCGAG AGGATCGTCAGCCGCGTTCAGCCGACCCTTTCTGGATCAGCGGTCGTTATGGACGCTCCCTTCGTGGACCGGCTGAAGCTGTGACGAATAACAG GGTGGTCCGTCACGCAGAGGAAGATGAAGACCAACAGAAAAGTAATAG GTTCTTCTTGACGAATCGTTACGGGAAGAGAGCTGGGCCGTTGAGTGACAGATTGGCCAACCGAATGAACGATCGCTTCGGGGACAGGTGgaaaaaacaaattgtatgCGACTGCGTTCCCAGAGAGCATTATAAAAG gAGCGTGTTCAGAGTATCAGCATAG
- the LOC125055203 gene encoding uncharacterized protein LOC125055203 isoform X2 yields the protein MWRQLCLLALVITVLCASDHNREDRQPRSADPFWISGRYGRSLRGPAEAVTNNRFFLTNRYGKRAGPLSDRLANRMNDRFGDRWKKQIVCDCVPREHYKRSVFRVSA from the exons ATGTGGCGCCAACTTTGCCTTTTGGCGCTGGTTATAACCGTTCTGTGTGCTTCGGACCATAATCGAG AGGATCGTCAGCCGCGTTCAGCCGACCCTTTCTGGATCAGCGGTCGTTATGGACGCTCCCTTCGTGGACCGGCTGAAGCTGTGACGAATAACAG GTTCTTCTTGACGAATCGTTACGGGAAGAGAGCTGGGCCGTTGAGTGACAGATTGGCCAACCGAATGAACGATCGCTTCGGGGACAGGTGgaaaaaacaaattgtatgCGACTGCGTTCCCAGAGAGCATTATAAAAG gAGCGTGTTCAGAGTATCAGCATAG
- the LOC125055196 gene encoding uncharacterized protein LOC125055196 translates to MPGCECARCEKMVHLNTRCSGLTNKQITALKAAPSLDWTCMECQQESPKRNSSLFITEDAEEDIPMDTKGLIHKISKEVEKTIKKEISELNQSLQFHSTKLDEVLGCIDAFKNTIKALERKNTELLQKNNNLELRVGVLEQRFHEMEQKKLANSIEIANVPPASEENVIKLVENVALKLKQPFDGIRNSMRYQGKYDQPGIIRVKLTDKATQEKWIKAAKTIKTMVADVCPYEPNNNKIVFIREAMTKSNKSILWEAKQELKNKQNYKYVWFKNGMVRARKDDNTKIENLRSILDIQALKKKDRMSINCPN, encoded by the coding sequence ATGCCCGGATGTGAATGTGCCCGATGTGAAAAAATGGTACACCTAAATACCAGATGCAGCGGTCTTACGAACAAACAGATAACTGCATTAAAGGCGGCCCCAAGCCTAGACTGGACTTGTATGGAATGCCAGCAGGAATCCCCGAAGCGAAACTCctctttgtttataacagaGGATGCAGAGGAGGATATACCTATGGACACTAAGGGGCTAATACATAAAATCTCCAAGGAGGTGGAAAAAACTATAAAGAAGGAAATAAGCGAACTTAACCAATCTCTGCAATTTCACAGTACGAAGTTGGATGAAGTATTAGGTTGTATTGAtgcctttaaaaataccataaaagctttagaaagaaaaaacacggaactattacaaaaaaacaacaatcTCGAATTGAGGGTAGGCGTATTGGAGCAGCGTTTCCATGAGATGGAACAGAAGAAACTTGCTAATTCTATAGAAATAGCAAACGTCCCCCCTGCGAGCGAAGAGAATGTGATAAAATTAGTTGAAAATGTAGCATTAAAACTTAAACAGCCCTTCGACGGTATCCGTAACTCAATGCGATACCAAGGTAAATACGACCAACCCGGCATTATACGAGTTAAACTTACTGATAAAGCGACCCAAGAAAAGTGGATTAAAGCTGCAAAAACCATTAAAACTATGGTGGCCGATGTTTGCCCCTATGAACCCAACAATAACAAAATAGTATTCATCAGGGAAGCAATGACTAAATCCAACAAAAGCATTTTATGGGAAGCCAAGCAGGAATTAAAGAACAAACAAAACTATAAATACGTTTGGTTTAAAAACGGTATGGTTCGTGCAAGAAAGGATGATAACACGAAAATAGAAAACTTAAGATCTATATTGGATATACAagcgttaaaaaaaaaagacagaatGTCAATTAACTGCCCAAATTAA